The sequence TTAAGAAGTGAAAATGATTCCCATGATTTTAGATGATTTCCTTGTGAATGTCCGTCATTCACGATTGCCAGTCGATTTTTTCCCTATTTGTTTGCTTCGACTGAATTTTTAACCTCGTGTTCGATAAAATTCGCGttcaaaatgaccaaaaaacatCGATCatacagaaaacattttaaaaataaaGTTCACAACGCAGTGACCCGGGTTTGAGAGTCGTCTATGAGGGATTCAGAGGACAAATTTTCATGCCTACTTTACCGTCGTGTTCTGTTTATTTGTAGGCATCATGTGATCTACTGTTGAAGGCCACGGACGGAATAGAGGGAATTTTACAGGCTGTCGGTAAGATCTGCACAACACAAACGTAATTCCTtgaattttcaccaaaaaaagTGTAAATGATTTGATGAACTGATGCGCTAGAAAACACCGACTGCAATTCCAGTCATTTGACATTAAGACTTCAGTTTTGTATGCGTCTTCCATCCCAATATGAATAGCATTCGTTTCAAAAGGTTCCTCCCTGTTTTCCAGGCATGCTGTACAACTTTACGTCGAACCTGACCTGCTTTGACCTCCATCAGGATTTCGTGCCGTGTGCAGACCCGACAGGCTGTTCGCTGATGCCGGGTGCAAAAGCCTGGGACTACCAGGTATTCAAACATGCATCTTGACACTTTATTTGCCAGGCTATGTATTATTGTTTTGCTGTTTGGGGAAAATTATCCCACAGACCTTTGAGTATGCATCAATGCAATCGTTATCATTAGATGAATTTTGGATTGATTGAAAGTCAACTTGGACGCCTTAGTGGACTTTTCtctgctgttctactttctttgaTTTGTTACTCCGCCCCCAGACGTGTACAGAGATCAGTCTGTTGGAGAGCACGAATAACGTCACGGACATGTTCCCGCCTGACCCCTTCACGGAAGAGACCAGGGCGGCACACTGCTGGGAGCGGTGGGGGGTCACTCCCAGGCCAGGCTGGCTAGCCACGCAGTTCTGGGGAAAGGGTAAGAACATTTCAACATATTCAATCCTTTCTGTTTACTGCTAAAGCTTAACCGCCGTGCGATCGTACTCTTTCCTACGTTGTTGATTTACGGTTGGATTTATGGTTGATCTGGAGTAAGGCATGTGGTCCTGCCGAAAATTCGTTGAagttttcttctgttgtttcaaGTGTTTAAACTTTGGTTACGTTACCTACAAACACAAAGGAGCACACATGTTTTCGTGAAATCGGAATGTCTCGTCAGTACGCAATGATTTTGCAGACCTCAGTCCGTCCAGTAACATCATCTTCTCAAGCGGCGATCTCGACCCCTGGCGCAGAGGTGGGGTACTGCAGAACGTGTCGTCTTCcatcgttgccatggtgatcgAGGGCGGAGCTCACATGATGGATCTCAGGTAAACCAGTCCATTATAATTCCTCAGGTGTCATAATGTTCCGTCGGCATGACGAAAAATAGCAGTCTAACTTTACTACAGCAAATATTTTGAGCACTGGTACTGTCGTTAGTGCTAATCTACCTTTATCTATACTTCACCAAATATTTACAGCGATGGtactgtccttagtgctaatCTACCTTTACCTGTACTATAGCAAATATATTGAGCGACGGTACTGTCCGTAGTGCTGATTTTACTTCATCTACACCATACCACATATTCAGAGCGATggtgctgtccttagtgctgatctACCTCCACATATACTATAGCAAATATCTAGAGCGATGCTATTGTCCTGAGTGCTTATCTACCTTCGTCACCTATTCTATAGCAAGTACTTTGAGCGATGGTACTGTCCTTAGTCCTGATCTACCTACGTCTATACACTCGAGCAAACACTTTGAATGATGGTACTGTACTTAGTGCGGTGCGACTTTCATTAGCATACCGTTGCTCAACAATGTAATGCTCAATTTTATCCATGTTGTTTCAACGTGTCTTTAGAGAACACTACATAATACCCGTATTTGCAGGGTCCCAAATCCCGCGGATCCACTGTCCGTGATCCGTGTTCGACAACAGGAGACAGACCTGATTGGACAATGGATCCGCGaggcaaccaatcagagagagTAAAGAGAAAATGACTTATCTTAGCGACTGCACATTGCTGACAGTTAGCTAGACCGATATCTTTTGTTATAGAGCACCATGGAATAGTGACTTGTATTCAGATTTTCCGTTATACTagtcgttttttttttgctcgagTGGTTCCATTCGACAGTTTGCAGTTACAAATAGGAAACTACATGTACGATAAGGTATCGGGTTCAAAGTGTATAGATGATACACATTTACGACGATAATCATAAAAATACACATATTCATAGTTGTTGACGGCACATCATAAAAGTTATCACGCGTCTATTTTCAGCGTAAAAACGTGTTTCTTGATATCATAGATATAAAATCAAATACATTGATAACGTTTCAGCTTATAAGCCATACTACATTGCAATGATGATTTTACATAATTACACAAGTTTATTTCCTTCATTTCTTTTAATATCTTTACAGATTTTCCATTATCCCTCTCAGTCGAAGTAAAACTTTCcacctttttcattttttctgtgTAATTCTTTTTACAACCAAATCTACTGTGGATGTACACAATCTAATACAATTGTTAGTTTTGACCATTGATGTGTTACTCTAGCTAGATTTGAATACTTCCCTCCTCGTGATCGCAGCAtacttatctattttttttttctttaaaccgATCAGCAATTGTGAAATCTTTACCAAAACCATAGCAAcgtgaaaaacaaacaatgttgaCAACACACGTTTCTCGTATGCAGTGACATctataattttgtttcttttgcgcCTTTTATGCCCAGTTTCAGATAAGAAGTATGACCAACACATCCTAAACGTCCTCTTACTTTAAGCTAAGTCTGCCGTGAACAGCATGGAGATCGTTTATAAAGTCATCAAATTCGATAAGATATCAGTTAAAGAATTTTAAGTAATCATATGAGCTGTGCACTACACTTTGGAAGTTACAATAACGACAAATATTCACATCCAAACTATATCCATGAAAATCTTCAACAGGCGTTTGCCGACATCTTTTAAAATCCTTTTAAACATCGTCACTAACATATCGGATCCAATGCTTAAACCTCAGATCGTCCTTACCCATACAGACAAACATGAAGCCAGTCTTACCTGCATCTCATAGACTTTGAATGTTTAAAGGTATAGGAAAAGACTCAAACGGGGATTCTCATTAAGTGTTCTAAAGAAAACAGAGCCAAAACGTGTGCATTTGTAGAGAAATAGGACTCGTATTAGCTATGGCTAAACTTTGCTTCTATTCGACACTTGGTGCCTACGTTTACTACGACGTCAGCGACTCCACCGGAGGGTCGTGCACGACTATCTGTCCAAGTCTACTTCTGTTTTCCTTTCTATCCCTCTTTCTGGCTTTTCTCCGCTTTTTTCTCCGCCGTTCTCTCTTCCGCCGCCGCCTTTCCCTTTTAATCTGTGCGGCTAGTTCGGAGTGGTTGTCGACAACCAACCCGTCTGGTCCTACAACTgcagaaaaaatgaaatgaaatagcaCATCTTTTTATTGTAATATACAATGACACATGCATATAATACACAATGGTGCCCCGCTCAACAATACAGCCAATGTGCTGTTTTCTTTAGCACAAAGCACATTTTATcactacatttttttctgttttagaTAAGTACTGCTAAGTTTCatatgatttacacattttcgTTTAATTCAGCTTTATGCTTTTTAGTTTGTAGTAAGGGGAGACTATTTCACATTTGTAGGATGAATAATGACGATAATAAGTTGTGGTTGTTGACTGCTCTTCGTGTGTCCTACTGTGCTGTCTTCCGTTAATTTTTGCAAACAAATAGCAATTTTAACAATGAAAAGAGGAAAAAGGAAAACAGGGTTAAGTACAAACCTGGACAAAATCTGGGCTGCACCAGACATCTGGTCTTGCTGACCAACTCGGGACACGGCCGTCCCAGCGGTGACGGCTTCTGCCACACCTGACGGGACCGGGACTGGTCGCCCCACTTGTACCCACACGTCGCACCATTGCGCATGCACGGGCTCCATGGGCTCCAGGGACCTACCTGGCAGTCAACTGTGGGCATGCGCACAACAACGTCAGCGGCGTCTGGTGAGGGACAGAAAGTCACGTGGTTGGAGCGAGCGAGCGAGAAGCACACAGACAAGACCCCTTAGGTTAATCTAGCATTGTTCTAGATTATGTCATACATACCAATACATGTGCTTTAGTTAGAACAAGCCAAGATGACGTGTCACTCATTTGGAGCACAGAAGTACACAGGACCAGCATTTAGAATCCAAGGCAGCATAGAGTAAAGCAAGGCTTGTAATTTCAGCAGCGCAGAAAGAGGCCAGGATTTACAAACGCCATAGTGAAACACACAAGTGTACAGTAGACGGACAAACTAGCGTCTGTAGTTTAGTTTATGCTTTACAACTACTCTCAAGTCAGTTAATTGATGAACACCTCTTTGTCTAATGATAAACAATATGATTTTTAATTTCCAATGCTTGTTCCGCCAGTCCGACTAGGATATTGTCAGAATAGGCCGCTCTACAGCACAATGCTCAAACGAAGTTTACAACAATAGATGCTTGGACCACTAAAACAATCCCCTATCTCACCAGCATATTGACACTCCCTTGTCAGGTTAGCCAGGTACGGTTGGTCGGCTGGACACGAGGACACGCACTGTCCTTTGTACAGGAGGAACGGCGCCTTACAGCGGGTACAGAAACTTCTACTGTAGCACTGCTCACAGTTCTCCACTTTACatcctgtaaaaaaaacaaaaactaacACTTGATGTTGTGTACAGACGGCTGCCATAGAACCGCTCGTAATGATCATGTTACATCCTGGAAAGTACATCATTCTTCGGCTTTCGTCTTGGCAGACGGTCTACAGCATTTCCCGTGTATATTATAATCATGGAAGTTGAATCTAAATTAAATGTGCATCTTGTCAAAAGGTATCAGACCGCATCGCTACACTTATCGGGAAGTTAACTAAACATTTTCACGTGCAGGGATTTAAGGTTTCCCATATACGTGCACGAAATGGCAATGCGTTCCCCTCGGGAAGACACACACATAACATGTGATAGTATGCGGAAACTTCTACTGTACCCCTGCTCTCGCTTACATGCACTGCACTTTGCAGGTGCTAGGTGGCGCTTGATGGGTAACGATAGAAAATATATTACACGTACAAGTTTCAGGAAAGTACTAATACTGGTAGTCCTTACTTGAGCACTTGTTGAAGTCGGGACTGCGGACGCCGTAGTACCCGTGGGGACATGTGTGGAGACACAGGCCCGTCTGGCGCATGCCCGAGCGGTACAGGAACAGGAAGTACCGCGGGCGACACGTGATGCAGCCGTTAATGGTCGAGCAACTGGTGCAGCCTCGGGGGCACACCGGGTACAGGCCGATAGCTGGAACAGTGATAATCAATACATTAGTAATCAATACATTAGCAATCAATACATCGATAATGAAGTATCTATAGCAAGACCCGGGATCGGCTTGTTTAACAGCCGTTAATGGTCGAGCAACTGGTGCAGCCTCGGGGGCACACCGGGTACAGGCCGATAGCTGGAACAGCAATAATCAATACATTAGTAATCAATACATTAGCAATCAATACAGTTAAAAAGAATAATCGATCAAAGTAT comes from Branchiostoma lanceolatum isolate klBraLanc5 chromosome 2, klBraLanc5.hap2, whole genome shotgun sequence and encodes:
- the LOC136427827 gene encoding R-spondin-2-like isoform X2, with amino-acid sequence MDLSMVLSLLVIVGVFTVGLGKPRKVKRAIGLYPVCPRGCTSCSTINGCITCRPRYFLFLYRSGMRQTGLCLHTCPHGYYGVRSPDFNKCSRCKVENCEQCYSRSFCTRCKAPFLLYKGQCVSSCPADQPYLANLTRECQYAVDCQVGPWSPWSPCMRNGATCGYKWGDQSRSRQVWQKPSPLGRPCPELVSKTRCLVQPRFCPVVGPDGLVVDNHSELAAQIKRERRRRKRERRRKKRRKARKRDRKENRSRLGQIVVHDPPVESLTS
- the LOC136427827 gene encoding R-spondin-2-like isoform X1, translated to MDLSMVLSLLVIVGVFTVGLGKPRKVKRAIGLYPVCPRGCTSCSTINGCITCRPRYFLFLYRSGMRQTGLCLHTCPHGYYGVRSPDFNKCSRCKVENCEQCYSRSFCTRCKAPFLLYKGQCVSSCPADQPYLANLTRECQYADAADVVVRMPTVDCQVGPWSPWSPCMRNGATCGYKWGDQSRSRQVWQKPSPLGRPCPELVSKTRCLVQPRFCPVVGPDGLVVDNHSELAAQIKRERRRRKRERRRKKRRKARKRDRKENRSRLGQIVVHDPPVESLTS